The following coding sequences lie in one Xiphophorus maculatus strain JP 163 A chromosome 4, X_maculatus-5.0-male, whole genome shotgun sequence genomic window:
- the LOC102222334 gene encoding protein eva-1 homolog A-like, with protein sequence MSTPTPGSPNSEVKMGSQEMAMLSNLLAAYTFIADQPERTALVFLGGVCVGLLVTLCAIVFQIHCRADCHYGNSNDLQKRQRVRRHRRQHLCARPQLTDGNPDNTGAVVVASGVTGNTGDCEPEDWDDTSDLSARRRRRFERALLNATMFTSSEELDRAQRLEERERVLREIWMNGQPDISTVTQSLNRYY encoded by the exons ATGAGCACTCCAACACCCGGAAGCCCAAACTCGGAGGTGAAGATGGGGTCCCAGGAGATGGCGATGCTGAGCAACCTTTTGGCTGCTTACACTTTCATTGCAG ACCAACCTGAGAGAACGGCTCTAGTGTTCCTCggcggtgtgtgtgttggaCTCCTGGTCACGCTGTGCGCCATCGTCTTCCAGATACACTGCCGAGCGGACTGCCACTATGGCAACAGCAACGACCTTCAGAAACGCCAAAGGGTCCGACGTCACCGTCGCCAGCACCTCTGTGCCCGCCCTCAGCTCACAGATGGTAACCCAGACAACACCGGTGCTGTGGTTGTGGCCTCTGGAGTGACTGGGAACACTGGGGACTGTGAGCCAGAGGACTGGGATGACACGTCTGACCTGTCGGCACGGCGACGCAGGCGCTTCGAGAGAGCTCTGCTGAACGCCACCATGTTCACATCTTCTGAGG AGCTGGACCGGGCCCAGCGACTGGAGGAGCGGGAACGGGTTCTTCGAGAGATCTGGATGAATGGACAACCAGACATCAGCACAGTGACTCAAAGCCTCAACAGATATTACTGA